In Papaver somniferum cultivar HN1 chromosome 1, ASM357369v1, whole genome shotgun sequence, a genomic segment contains:
- the LOC113319489 gene encoding 26S proteasome non-ATPase regulatory subunit 10-like: MENNPAATKMFLNAAQVGELKLLKHFALALDRLHGDGIAAVIGNTKDGEGRRAVHFAASGGSVEVLKYLIQEMGVDIEVRDGRGETPLSLAAIKGRSAALEYLLEIGASPEMVDDFNCSPLHHAAVKGHNNVIPLLLSKGINVDITNDFGSPLQYAATAGKHNTVKLLLDHGANPNLVFHDTFTPLHASIHSQSWQCVELLLKAGADPNGAPDGIKALPLAAGVTKLSSCLLMLVQIQMLKT; encoded by the exons ACTTTGCATTAGCACTAGATCGGTTACATGGAGATGGAATAGCAGCAGTAATTGGGAATACTAAAGATGGAGAAGGAAGGAGAGCTGTTCATTTTGCTGCTTCTGGAGGGAGTGTTGAAGTTCTCAAGTACTTGATTCAAGAGATGGGAGTTGATATTGAAGTCAGAGATGGAAGAG GTGAAACTCCCCTATCCTTGGCAGCTATAAAAGGGCGCTCGGCTGCTCTGGAATATCTTCTTGAAATTGGTGCAAGTCCTGAAATGGTTGATGATTTTAATTGTAGTCCTTTGCATCATGCCGCTGTGAAAG GGCATAATAATGTGATACCCTTGTTGCTTTCAAAAGGTATTAATGTGGATATTACGAATGATTTTGGCTCACCGCTACAGTATGCTGCCACTGCTGGCAAACACAATACTGTTAAACTTCTTCTGGATCATGGTGCCAAT CCGAATTTGGTTTTCCATGATACATTTACTCCACTTCACGCATCTATTCATTCCCAATCCTGGCAGTGCGTGGAGCTATTACTCAAG GCAGGTGCTGATCCAAATGGTGCACCAGATGGAATAAAAGCTCTTCCACTTGCTGCGGGGGTAACAAAATTATCAAGCTGCTTGTTGATGCTGGTGCAGATCCAAATGTTAAAAACATAG
- the LOC113319482 gene encoding uncharacterized protein LOC113319482 has translation MSTSEMSSGKSYCNSFKNKKFSFDVGDPTFIAPDGVNEKPKIAIIKHITEDSDGELMVMCQYLYRPEDVADRYGRMWQRYDDRELFYSFHQQEIPSVCLMHPCKVHFVPSVDKVPVRTQHPGFIVLRVYDHEEQVLWWITDRDFEKHKQVEIDHHLLKTQQLLGYDMEMKEEKAEYSLEEAEIMEEEVEENQPHIPVEEDAYDIDAILAKALTGDDVRDKCLGLLFEEINCTAYRASRDHHPKVVMSALVALEKACFRTRGENLAKYQQKMRQLRFNLKSTVELARRLIDGELEASAVVEMTAEELRKGCLSAEEKAAKEEPEEQHMDTADIPCPRCSEKKVGLHSNILRPGRAAGYQLECLKCGKTWFSPRL, from the coding sequence ATGTCAACTTCAGAGATGAGTTCAGGGAAATCTTACTGCAACTCGTTTAAGAATAAGAAGTTTAGCTTCGACGTTGGTGATCCTACTTTTATAGCTCCAGATGGTGTAAATGAAAAGCCTAAAATTGCAATTATCAAGCATATAACAGAAGACAGTGATGGGGAATTGATGGTTATGTGCCAGTATTTGTATAGACCGGAGGATGTGGCAGATAGATATGGTAGAATGTGGCAACGGTATGATGATAGGGAGCTGTTCTACAGTTTTCACCAACAAGAGATTCCCAGTGTGTGTTTGATGCACCCTTGTAAAGTGCATTTTGTTCCCTCGGTGGACAAAGTTCCTGTTCGTACACAGCATCCTGGCTTCATTGTACTAAGGGTTTATGATCATGAGGAACAAGTACTATGGTGGATAACCGATAGGGATTTTGAGAAGCATAAACAAGTTGAAATTGATCATCATCTGCTGAAAACTCAACAACTGTTGGGATATGACATGGAGATGAAAGAGGAGAAAGCCGAATATTCTTTGGAGGAAGCTGAGATTatggaggaggaggtggaggaaAATCAACCACATATACCTGTAGAGGAGGATGCTTATGATATTGATGCAATTTTGGCCAAGGCACTTACAGGAGATGATGTGAGAGATAAATGCTTGGGACTGCTTTTCGAGGAAATAAACTGTACTGCCTACAGAGCATCCAGAGATCACCATCCTAAGGTTGTTATGTCAGCGTTAGTTGCTCTAGAGAAGGCCTGTTTTAGAACTCGAGGTGAGAATTTGGCCAAGTATCAGCAAAAAATGCGACAGTTGCGTTTTAACCTGAAGAGTACTGTAGAATTGGCTAGACGTTTGATTGATGGCGAGTTGGAAGCTTCGGCAGTTGTGGAGATGACAGCAGAGGAGTTAAGGAAAGGATGTCTGTCAGCAGAAGAGAAAGCAGCCAAAGAAGAACCAGAGGAGCAACATATGGATACGGCGGATATTCCGTGCCCAAGATGCAGTGAGAAGAAAGTGGGTCTGCACAGCAACATCCTCAGACCAGGACGTGCTGCCGGCTATCAGTTGGAATGTTTGAAATGTGGTAAGACATGGTTCTCGCCTAGGTTATGA